In the Fibrobacter sp. UWB5 genome, one interval contains:
- the nrdG gene encoding anaerobic ribonucleoside-triphosphate reductase activating protein — protein MDEYPRLRIAGIEPESFVDGPGIRMTIFTQGCHHNCPGCQNPQTHDFNGGHFIDIDEILEMIEENPLLDGITFSGGDPMDQAAALIPLAREIKERGLNLVIFTGYTYERLMDLAHERPDMFELLTFADILIDGPFIMAKKSLEIKFRGSTNQRIIDVQQSLVEGHVVLHQIQLDEMKVRPDLVLA, from the coding sequence ATGGACGAATACCCTCGCTTGCGGATTGCCGGAATCGAACCCGAATCCTTCGTGGACGGTCCCGGAATCCGCATGACAATCTTTACCCAAGGTTGTCATCACAATTGTCCAGGGTGTCAAAATCCGCAGACCCACGATTTCAACGGGGGTCATTTTATCGATATCGATGAAATCCTCGAAATGATCGAGGAGAATCCGCTGCTTGACGGAATTACGTTCAGTGGTGGAGACCCGATGGACCAGGCGGCGGCCTTGATTCCGTTAGCGCGAGAAATCAAGGAACGTGGGCTCAACTTGGTGATTTTCACCGGTTATACCTACGAACGCCTCATGGATCTTGCGCACGAACGCCCGGACATGTTCGAACTGCTGACTTTTGCCGACATTTTGATCGACGGCCCCTTCATTATGGCGAAAAAATCGCTTGAAATCAAGTTCAGGGGTTCTACGAACCAGCGCATTATCGATGTGCAGCAAAGCTTGGTCGAAGGTCACGTGGTTCTTCACCAGATTCAACTGGACGAAATGAAGGTCCGGCCGGACTTGGTGTTGGCTTAG
- the nrdD gene encoding anaerobic ribonucleoside-triphosphate reductase, which translates to MSEKELNKYGEGVGFERIRRITGYLVGTVDRFNNAKRAEVNDRVKHGV; encoded by the coding sequence ATGTCTGAAAAAGAACTGAACAAGTACGGTGAAGGTGTCGGATTCGAACGTATCCGTCGTATCACGGGTTATCTCGTCGGTACAGTCGATCGCTTCAATAACGCCAAGCGTGCCGAAGTGAACGATCGCGTGAAGCACGGCGTATAA
- a CDS encoding SIMPL domain-containing protein yields MNKVTLGLVLLVALLGFLLLSTNKENAMQNAMPKSLKVPSVVSDAQMSTVKVSASESRKYQANEFVTFAMLELRGRDKELLYKQLETRRQAIFEQMNKLDIQNSDIEQNSVDMRKEWSYDKGTRSLTGYVVSQSFAIRCSSRSVAAAAVAVLSAELDVEIDRTSARLQSEDSLRKEIILSVGKKAMDKAESYAESVGGKLGKVISVSENGGSDLMHGRQVLGAAKFNDYSEDALLSSIADSVSISASVHLVVELLQ; encoded by the coding sequence ATGAACAAGGTAACATTGGGGCTCGTCCTGCTGGTCGCACTGCTTGGCTTCTTGCTGCTTTCGACCAATAAAGAAAACGCAATGCAGAATGCAATGCCGAAATCCTTGAAGGTGCCGTCTGTGGTCAGCGATGCGCAGATGTCGACGGTCAAGGTGTCTGCTTCGGAATCCCGCAAGTATCAGGCGAACGAATTCGTGACGTTTGCCATGCTTGAATTGCGCGGCCGCGACAAGGAACTTCTCTACAAGCAGCTTGAAACCCGTCGCCAGGCGATTTTTGAACAAATGAATAAACTCGATATCCAGAATTCCGATATCGAGCAGAACAGTGTCGACATGCGTAAGGAATGGTCCTACGACAAGGGCACTCGCAGCCTTACCGGCTATGTGGTGAGCCAGTCCTTTGCAATCCGTTGTTCTTCAAGGTCTGTAGCAGCCGCGGCTGTCGCTGTCCTCTCGGCGGAACTCGATGTCGAAATCGATCGCACCTCGGCTCGCCTCCAAAGCGAAGATTCCTTGCGCAAAGAAATCATACTCTCGGTGGGCAAGAAGGCTATGGACAAGGCAGAAAGCTACGCCGAAAGCGTTGGCGGCAAACTTGGCAAGGTAATCTCGGTCAGTGAAAACGGCGGTAGCGACCTTATGCACGGACGGCAAGTCCTGGGGGCAGCCAAGTTCAACGACTATAGCGAAGACGCCCTTCTTTCGTCTATCGCGGACTCCGTAAGCATCTCTGCATCGGTTCATTTGGTGGTAGAATTGCTCCAATAA
- a CDS encoding anaerobic ribonucleoside triphosphate reductase translates to MIVSVRKRDGREMPFNIEKIVDAIVKAFRASGELDEQIKAAQSQLNLLGNDDVLTSTALKVSADVVGRLESEGKNVPEIEEIQDAVEKALTEGGYADTAKSYILYRAERTRVREVNTRLMHTLRDITFSSAKESDLKRENANIDGDTAMGTMLKYGSESAKHFYTMMMLKPEHSRAHMEGDIHIHDLDFYSLTMTCCQIDLKKLFKNGFNTGHGHLREPKDIRSYAALAAIAIQSNQNDQHGGQSIPNFDYAMADGVRITYRKAYLSNMVKALILLTGKTEEEIQPIVKKLHTEMAEMGMVATLVPNEKFQEAEARELSKTYGEETVKNAQKFAEKMAYEETDKATFQAMEAFVHNLNSMHSRAGAQTPFSSINYGMCTEPEARMAMRNLLLTTEEGLGGGETAIFPIQIFRVKDGVSLKPGDPNYDLFKLACRVSAKRLFPNFSFQDAPYNLQYYKPGHPETEIAYMGCRTRVIGNHYDPSREISFGRGNLSFTSINLPRIAIKMKSVDLFFKELDRMMQLVSDQLMERFAVQSKRKVKNFPFLMGQGVWIDSEKLGWEDTVGEVIKHGTLSIGFIGLAETLVMLTGKHHGESEASQELGLKIIGHMREFCDKESDRLGLNFSLLATPAEGLSGRFVRMDKKKFGIIPGVTDRDYYTNSFHVPVYYKISAFKKLSLEAPYHALTNAGHISYVELDGDPTQNLDAFEKIVQHMAKVGIGYGSINHPVDRDPVCGFVGVIGDSCPRCGRSEGHAISEEKLKELRRLYPGMPAFKGIR, encoded by the coding sequence ATGATAGTTTCTGTAAGGAAGCGCGACGGCCGTGAGATGCCGTTCAACATTGAAAAGATTGTCGACGCCATTGTCAAGGCATTCCGCGCATCTGGCGAACTTGACGAACAGATCAAGGCCGCCCAAAGTCAGTTGAATTTGTTGGGAAACGATGACGTGCTCACGAGCACGGCCCTCAAGGTGTCCGCCGATGTGGTGGGCCGACTCGAATCCGAGGGCAAGAATGTTCCTGAAATCGAAGAAATCCAGGACGCTGTCGAAAAGGCTCTGACCGAAGGTGGCTATGCCGATACCGCCAAGAGCTACATCCTGTACCGTGCCGAACGTACCCGCGTGCGCGAAGTCAATACGCGCCTCATGCATACGCTCCGCGACATTACCTTCAGCTCTGCCAAGGAATCCGACCTCAAGCGTGAAAACGCCAACATCGATGGCGATACCGCCATGGGTACCATGCTCAAGTATGGTTCCGAATCCGCAAAGCATTTCTACACCATGATGATGCTCAAGCCTGAGCACAGCCGCGCCCACATGGAAGGCGATATCCATATCCACGATCTGGATTTCTATTCCCTTACCATGACCTGCTGCCAGATCGACCTCAAGAAACTTTTCAAGAACGGCTTCAATACCGGTCACGGTCATCTGCGTGAACCCAAGGATATCCGTAGCTACGCCGCTTTGGCCGCTATCGCTATCCAGTCTAACCAGAACGACCAGCATGGTGGTCAGTCCATTCCGAACTTTGACTACGCCATGGCCGACGGCGTGCGTATCACTTACCGCAAGGCTTACCTTTCCAACATGGTCAAGGCCCTCATTCTTCTCACGGGCAAGACCGAAGAAGAAATCCAGCCGATTGTGAAGAAGCTCCATACCGAAATGGCAGAAATGGGCATGGTAGCGACGCTCGTGCCGAACGAAAAGTTCCAAGAAGCGGAAGCTCGCGAACTGTCCAAGACCTATGGCGAAGAAACCGTCAAGAATGCCCAGAAGTTTGCCGAAAAGATGGCCTACGAAGAAACCGACAAGGCTACCTTCCAGGCTATGGAAGCTTTCGTTCATAACCTGAACTCCATGCACAGCCGTGCCGGTGCCCAGACTCCGTTCTCCAGCATCAACTACGGTATGTGTACCGAGCCCGAAGCCCGTATGGCGATGCGCAACTTGCTTCTCACCACCGAAGAAGGCTTGGGTGGTGGCGAAACGGCAATCTTCCCGATTCAGATTTTCCGCGTCAAGGACGGCGTCAGCCTCAAGCCGGGCGACCCGAACTATGACTTGTTCAAGCTCGCTTGCCGCGTGAGCGCCAAGCGCCTGTTCCCGAACTTCAGTTTCCAGGATGCCCCGTACAACTTGCAGTACTACAAGCCGGGCCACCCCGAAACCGAAATTGCCTACATGGGCTGCCGTACCCGCGTAATCGGTAACCATTACGACCCGAGCCGCGAAATCAGCTTTGGACGTGGCAACTTGAGCTTTACGTCTATCAACCTTCCGCGTATCGCCATCAAGATGAAGTCTGTCGACCTGTTCTTCAAGGAACTCGATCGCATGATGCAGTTGGTGAGCGACCAGCTCATGGAACGCTTTGCCGTGCAGAGCAAGCGCAAGGTCAAGAACTTCCCGTTCCTCATGGGACAGGGCGTCTGGATTGATTCCGAAAAGCTCGGCTGGGAAGACACCGTTGGCGAAGTCATCAAGCACGGTACGCTTTCCATTGGCTTTATCGGCCTTGCCGAAACCCTGGTGATGCTCACGGGCAAGCACCACGGCGAATCCGAAGCTTCTCAGGAACTCGGCCTCAAGATTATCGGCCACATGCGCGAATTCTGCGACAAGGAATCCGATCGTCTGGGCCTCAACTTCAGCTTGCTTGCAACACCTGCCGAAGGCCTTTCCGGTCGTTTCGTGCGCATGGACAAGAAGAAGTTCGGTATTATCCCGGGCGTTACCGACCGCGATTACTACACCAACTCCTTCCACGTTCCGGTGTACTACAAGATTTCGGCTTTCAAGAAGCTTTCTCTGGAAGCCCCGTACCACGCACTCACCAATGCCGGCCACATCAGCTATGTCGAACTCGATGGCGACCCGACGCAGAACCTGGATGCCTTCGAAAAGATCGTGCAGCACATGGCCAAGGTGGGTATCGGTTACGGCTCCATCAACCACCCGGTGGACCGCGACCCGGTTTGCGGATTCGTGGGTGTGATCGGTGACAGCTGCCCGCGTTGCGGACGTAGCGAAGGCCACGCCATTTCCGAAGAAAAACTGAAGGAACTGCGTAGACTTTATCCGGGTATGCCTGCATTCAAGGGTATCCGCTAA